ACAACCCTTTACCTAATCAGTCCAGCACTAAAGACCGCTTTAAACCGTGATGGCCTTAAAACCCGTTCCCGTCTCTATCATCCTGAACACTCCCACCTCTTTCGTCCTTACCCCTCGATTGTGTAAACTATAAATAAGGTTAGGTTAATTTTTGTGTGGAAGTGTGAAGCAACTTAATTGCCCAAAGTGTACAGGAAGATTAGAGCCAGTTACCTGCCATGACATTGAAGTAGACCGCTGTGTCAACTGCAAAGGCATTTGGTTTGATTCCCTGGAGGCCGAAATACTCAAAAAGATTAAAGGTTCTGAGAGTCTAGATATTGGAGACCCGGAAATCGGCTCTGAGCTGAATAAGATCAAACATGATATTTGCTGTCCCCGCTGTGGAGCCAAAATGATCCGCATGCTTGATATTGATGAGTACAGCATCTGGTACGAAAAATGTTTCCAATGCCACGGGGTTTGGCTAGATGCTGGGGAATTCAGGCAGTATAAGCATAATTTTCAGCCCAGAGGTGTTCTACATCGAGTTAAGCGCATGTTTAGACAGCAAAAGGACATCCCCAATCCTGTCTTTTGAAAACCAAAATTTTGTAAACTAATTGCGATTGGCTGTAGGTCACGCTACGCGATTGACCGCAGCTCACGCTACGCGAACGCTCAGAAAATAGGGAGAAAGACTCGTGCTAGACGAACAA
The Moorena sp. SIOASIH genome window above contains:
- a CDS encoding zf-TFIIB domain-containing protein, with translation MKQLNCPKCTGRLEPVTCHDIEVDRCVNCKGIWFDSLEAEILKKIKGSESLDIGDPEIGSELNKIKHDICCPRCGAKMIRMLDIDEYSIWYEKCFQCHGVWLDAGEFRQYKHNFQPRGVLHRVKRMFRQQKDIPNPVF